A genomic window from Nicotiana sylvestris chromosome 11, ASM39365v2, whole genome shotgun sequence includes:
- the LOC104226012 gene encoding arabinogalactan protein 1, which produces MATLRVLSLALLFAVLSIQHCICADTPESSPSPSPEAGGDVVSPPPTAAAPESPAPSPLANVISSPPSPPPADRSPDSAPAPSPGEADDDATSNDSPSPSPAPAPSDVVASDISHESITEANESSSMNGGKKAGVAFGVIAAACVVGLGALVYKKRRQNVRRAQFGYAARRSDFL; this is translated from the coding sequence ATGGCGACGCTTCGCGTACTCTCTCTTGCGCTTCTCTTTGCGGTTTTATCTATTCAACATTGTATTTGTGCAGATACGCCGGAAAGTTCACCGAGTCCGTCACCGGAAGCCGGCGGAGATGTAGTTTCTCCACCGCCAACCGCTGCGGCTCCTGAAAGTCCAGCACCGTCACCTTTAGCAAATGTGATCAGTTCTCCTCCATCGCCTCCGCCTGCAGATCGCTCTCCTGATTCTGCTCCGGCGCCATCCCCCGGCGAAGCCGACGACGATGCTACGTCGAATGACTCTCCGTCTCCTTCTCCTGCTCCGGCGCCGAGTGACGTAGTTGCGAGTGATATAAGCCACGAGAGTATTACGGAGGCGAATGAGTCGTCGTCAATGAACGGTGGGAAGAAGGCTGGAGTAGCATTCGGAGTGATCGCAGCGGCGTGTGTTGTAGGGCTCGGTGCATTGGTTTACAAGAAGCGTAGGCAGAATGTCCGACGAGCACAGTTCGGTTACGCTGCCAGGAGATCAGACTTTCTTTGA